The Thiomonas sp. FB-Cd genome includes a window with the following:
- a CDS encoding metal ABC transporter permease, whose amino-acid sequence MILGLDYGFMRHALLAASSIAVASAAIGYFVTLRRQAFAAHALSHVGFTGAAGAILLGLSPYLGLFAFTLAAALALGLAGGRLRERDIGIGMVLMFALGLGVLFLNLYTANAQAAMSILFGSIVGITAQQAALSLGVALACLLALAGIYRPLAFASLNPEAARARGVPVRALDLLFIAVVAAVVAIAVPVIGALLIFAFLIGPAAAAQALTRGMARGVLLAMALALLLTWAGLAAAYYIGYPSSTWIASLSFALYLAAQFMRPADAPDVAS is encoded by the coding sequence GTGATCCTCGGTTTGGACTATGGCTTCATGCGCCATGCGCTCTTGGCTGCCAGCAGCATCGCCGTGGCCAGCGCGGCGATCGGCTACTTCGTCACGCTACGGCGACAAGCCTTTGCCGCTCATGCGCTGTCGCACGTCGGCTTCACCGGCGCAGCAGGCGCCATTTTGCTGGGACTGAGCCCCTATCTCGGCCTGTTTGCCTTCACGCTGGCGGCTGCGCTGGCGCTGGGCCTGGCCGGCGGCAGGCTGCGCGAGCGCGATATCGGCATCGGCATGGTGCTGATGTTCGCGCTTGGCCTGGGCGTGCTGTTCCTTAACCTGTACACGGCCAACGCGCAGGCTGCCATGAGCATCCTGTTCGGCAGCATCGTCGGGATCACGGCGCAGCAGGCCGCCTTGTCGCTCGGCGTGGCACTCGCCTGCCTGCTGGCGCTTGCGGGCATCTACCGCCCGCTGGCTTTCGCCAGCCTCAACCCCGAGGCCGCGCGCGCGCGCGGTGTGCCGGTGCGCGCTCTGGATCTTCTGTTTATCGCCGTGGTGGCTGCGGTGGTGGCCATTGCCGTGCCGGTGATCGGCGCACTGCTGATTTTCGCTTTCCTCATCGGCCCAGCCGCTGCAGCGCAGGCGCTGACGCGCGGCATGGCGCGCGGCGTGCTGTTGGCCATGGCTCTTGCCCTCCTCCTCACCTGGGCCGGGCTCGCGGCAGCGTATTACATCGGCTATCCGTCCAGCACCTGGATTGCTTCGCTGAGTTTCGCACTCTACCTCGCAGCGCAATTCATGCGTCCCGCCGATGCGCCAGACGTCGCCTCCTGA
- a CDS encoding Fur family transcriptional regulator, protein MEQLAQTLRRHGLRATPAALAVLHALDQAAAPLAHDAIAARLATSSPVDRVTLYRILDRMTCAGLIHRFQGPDRTWRFSSNASGSTASIFACTRCHSVAPLPAAPDLPKALAQVQDKLRQQGLTSLATEITVHGLCPRCQG, encoded by the coding sequence ATGGAGCAATTGGCCCAGACGCTGCGCCGGCACGGATTGCGTGCCACGCCGGCCGCGCTGGCAGTCCTGCATGCGCTCGATCAAGCGGCTGCGCCACTTGCACACGATGCCATCGCAGCCCGGCTGGCCACATCGTCGCCCGTCGATCGCGTCACGCTTTACCGAATCCTCGACCGCATGACCTGCGCCGGCTTGATCCATCGCTTTCAGGGCCCGGACCGCACCTGGCGCTTCAGCTCGAATGCCAGCGGCAGCACGGCCAGCATATTTGCCTGCACGCGCTGCCACAGCGTGGCCCCGCTTCCTGCCGCTCCCGACTTACCGAAGGCGCTGGCCCAGGTGCAGGACAAACTGCGCCAGCAAGGACTGACGAGCCTGGCGACCGAAATTACCGTGCACGGACTGTGCCCGCGTTGCCAGGGTTGA
- a CDS encoding LysR family transcriptional regulator: MDRLKQMETFVAVASRGSLTAAANAEGVAPAIIGRRIDGLEARLGVKLLVRTTRRITLTHEGVSFLEDCQRLLADLQSAEASVTAGGVKASGHLRITAPAGFGRKHVAPLVPAFRERNPDVTLSLDLTDRLVDLVNEGYDCAVRVSALADSSLIGVRLGESRRACVASAAYIGRHGAPHTPQDLSRHRCLAYSSVASQPRGWVFQIDGELQHLRVSGPLDCTDGAVLHQWCLEGHGLAWRSMWEVGEDLAAGRLVEVLADFCAPPVGIHAVFAQRKHMPLRLRLWVDYLKDCFADPTLWPWSATAQGSATPGTKASA, from the coding sequence CCAGCCGCGGAAGCCTGACGGCCGCGGCAAATGCCGAGGGCGTGGCGCCCGCAATCATTGGGCGACGCATCGACGGGCTGGAGGCCCGCTTGGGGGTCAAGTTGCTGGTGCGCACCACCCGGCGCATCACGCTCACGCACGAAGGCGTGTCCTTCCTGGAAGACTGCCAGCGGCTGCTTGCCGACCTGCAAAGCGCGGAAGCCAGCGTGACAGCCGGCGGGGTCAAGGCCAGCGGTCACCTGCGCATTACCGCACCCGCCGGGTTTGGCCGCAAGCATGTCGCGCCGCTGGTGCCTGCGTTCCGCGAGCGCAATCCCGACGTCACCTTGTCGCTGGACCTGACCGACCGCCTCGTTGACCTGGTCAACGAAGGCTACGATTGCGCCGTGCGCGTGAGCGCGCTAGCTGACTCGTCGCTGATTGGCGTTCGCTTGGGTGAAAGCCGTCGTGCCTGCGTGGCCTCGGCAGCCTACATCGGCCGCCATGGGGCGCCGCACACGCCGCAGGATCTATCGCGTCACCGCTGCCTGGCCTATTCCTCGGTGGCAAGCCAGCCCCGCGGATGGGTCTTTCAAATTGATGGCGAACTGCAGCACTTGCGCGTGAGCGGTCCCCTTGACTGCACCGACGGGGCGGTGCTCCATCAGTGGTGCCTGGAGGGTCACGGCCTGGCTTGGCGCTCGATGTGGGAAGTGGGCGAAGACTTGGCAGCCGGACGTTTGGTGGAGGTCCTTGCCGACTTCTGCGCGCCTCCCGTGGGCATTCACGCCGTATTTGCGCAACGCAAGCACATGCCGTTGCGCCTGCGGCTGTGGGTGGACTATCTGAAGGACTGTTTTGCCGATCCCACGCTCTGGCCTTGGTCGGCAACGGCCCAGGGCTCCGCGACGCCCGGCACGAAAGCCTCCGCGTGA